AACGCGTCCCTGTTGTCCAGGATGAAGCGGGCGGCCTTCCGGTAGCCGTGGCCGTGCCGCTCCTCGCGATGCACCTCGAAATCGGGGTCGCCCGCGCGGACCTGCCGGTCGATGTAAGCCGCGATCGACAGCAAGCGCAGTACGACCAGGTCGAGGATCTCCGCCGGGTCCATGCCGAGCCCGTAGGTGTCGGTGAGCAGTCGCAGCCGCGCTGCCCGATCCGGCTCGTGGTCCCAGCCGAACCCCGCCAGGTCGGTGGTCGGGTGCAGCGGCACGAACTGGTGGGCGGCGTAGGCCAGGTCCCAGGCGCGGCTGGAGGGACGGGCGCCGTCCCAGTCGATGATGCCTACCACCCGGGCTCCGTCGAAGACGATGTTCCACGGCGCGAGGTCATGGTGGCCGATGCAGTCGATCCGCGCCGGTACGGCGACGTCGTAGCCACCCCACGCATCCGGCTCGACGGGCACGAAGCCCACCGTCGCGTCATGCATCGCGCGGGCGGCGGATGCGACGCCGATCAGCGCCTCGTCCGAGCGTTGCAGATCGGACAGCGGGGGATATCCCGTCTCACCGTCGATGAAGCTGAGCAGCTCGCGCTTCCCGTCCGCGGTCGTGCCGAGGAGCTTTGGGGCCAACGTGAATCCGGTGCGCTCGAAGTGCCGCAGCAGGGCGTGCACGTTGGCCTTGCCCGGACCGCAGTCGCGTTCGACGGTCTCGCCCCGGCGTACCGGCTTCGAGAAGCGTCCGCCCTCCATCGCCTGACCCATGGGGCGCGAGCCTAGCTGCGCCCTGCAGGCTTGATATCTAGTGCCGCGCCGATGGTGGATGCGGGCCGAACGCCGTCAGGAATCGGTCCCGGAAGGCGTCCATCGGCCAGACCGGCGAGTTCGCGGCCGGTCTCATCCCGTCCTGCCAGCCCCACCCCGAGATCCGCTTCATCACGGCCGGGTCGTGGGCGATGATCGAGATCGGTACGTCGTGGCTCGCGTGGGCGCCGGAGACGAGCCTGGCCGGCTGATGGTCCCCGAGAACGACGAGCACCAGATTCTTGTCGTGGTAGGTCTGCAGGAAGGAGACCAGGGCGGTCAGCGAGTATTGGACGGATCGCCCGTAGCTGGCCCGGACCTGATCGGGGTCGCGAAACACGACGTCCGGTGGCTCGCCCTGTGCCGGCTGATTATCGAAGATCGAGCCGTCTCCGACCTTCTTCCAGTCGACCATGTGCGGCAGCGGAGTCCACGGCGAGTGGCTCGACACGAGGTCGATCTCTGCCATCACCGGTTTGTGGTGTGGCTTCGCCAGCTCCCGCTGTCGGAAGGCCGACCAGATGTACTGATCGGGCATGGCCTCGTAGCTGAACTTCGGACCCGCGTACCCGACGTTGCGGGCGCCGTAAAGCTTGTCGTAGTGGTAGAAGGATTTCCCCTGCGGCCATTTCCGGTAGTTGGACGGTACGTCGCCGACGGTCCGCCAGCCGGCGCGCTTGAAGGCGTCGCTGAGGGTGAAATGGTTGGTCTTGACGACGTCGTTGTAGCGCAACTGGTTGTCGATCCACAGCCCGGACTGCAGCGTGGAGTGGGCCAGCCAGCTGAGGCCGCCGAACGTGGGCGACCGGAGATAGCCGCTCTGGGAGGAGAACCCGGCCGCGCGCAGCCGCTTGGTGCCCGCGTCGAGCACGGAATCGATCTGTGGCGAGAAGGACGAGCCCTCTACGGCGGACCGGCCGTAGCTCTCGACGAAAGTGATGAGGACATCCTTCCCGCGGAGACCGGTCAGCAGGTCTTTGGCGGGGGTGATGCGGCGCGGATCAACCTTGACCGCCTGCGCGAAGGACCCCTCGTCCCGAATGCTCGATCGCACCAGGGTCGCGCGGTCGTAGGCGAGGCGCGCTGCGCTGGTGGATGCGACCTGGGCACCCGGCGCGACCTGCACACCGAGCGCTGCCAGCAGAATCCAGACGACCCCAAGGGCCGTGACGGCTCGGGTCGACGACGTGCGGTGCCGGTCGAGAATCCGGGTCAGGCGCAGGACCGCCAGCGGCGTCAGGACGAGGAGAGCGACGGCCAGGAGTATGGCGAGCACCACCGCGACGATCGCCCCGGGACTGCCGATCGAGTCGCTCAGAGCACCTTCGGCGGACCCGAAGTAGGTCCAGTCGATGGCGGGGTTGAACGGCCGGCTGAGGGCGGCGAAGAAGCCCATGTCCAGGATCTTCAGGACCGCCAACACGCCGAGGACCACCCCGACCAACACCGCCACGATCCGCCGCGCCCGCTTCGGTAGCACGAGGACCAGGCCGACGACGACCAATCCCTCGAGCGGGATCCGGACGAACGCGATGGGCGTGAGGCGACCGGCCTCGTCCGGACCGACCAGGGCGAACCAGACGAGCAGAACGGCCAGGCCGGTGAGCACCCCTGCCATGGCCCGGCGTACCCCCGGGCTGCGAACGCGGTCCCGAACCCGCACGCGGCTCACTCGCCGATCTCGGCGGTGGCGGGACGCCGACGGACGACCGGGGAGCGGGCGGGCGGCGCCGTAACGGGATGGGCGTGACGCCAGAGCCACCACATCTCGCGGCCGAAGGACTCGGCGAGCAGGCCCAGTGAGACGGCGAGCGCCGCGTCGGTCACGGAGCGGGGCACGAAGTCGGCCGCTGCGAACGTCAGTACGACACCCTGCGTCGCCGCGACCACCTTGCACCAGTAGCGCGGGGGCGGTGACCCGCGCAGCCATTGCACCAGCCATCCGGCCGCGACGAACGCGTAACGGGCGACTCCGATCGCCAGGACCCACGCCCCGGCCGACCGCGCGACATAGACACTGAGCACCAGGATCAGAAACGCGTCGACTTCCATGTCGAAACGCGCTCCGAGCGCCGATGCCGTGTCCGTCCGTCGGGCCAGCCAGCCGTCGACGGCATCGAGGACCAGCGCAACGGCGGTGAGCGCCACGAGCACCGGCACCGCGACGGGTCTGGCGAAGGAATCGGCGACCAGCGCCGCCGCGCCGCCGATCAAGGTGGCCCGGGTGAGGGTGACCCAGTCAGCCGGGCCCGGCCGGCCGGCGCCGTGGCGGGCGAGGCCCCGCGCCAGCGCCGCGTTCATGATCACCCCGAAGGCGATGCCGACGACCCAGCCCGGCCCGTCGAGGCCGACGGTGGCGGCGAGCAGGGTGAGCAGCGCGAACTCGGCGGTCAGCCCGGTCACCAGACATGTCGGTACGCCGCGCACAATTCCTCCGTGATCGGTGTCGTATGGATGGAGCACGGATCGTGAGAGGGTCTGGTTCATCTCGGGTCTGCGGAGGATGACGCCGGTGAGGAGCGACGCACTCGCGTTCTGGCTGCGTGAGCCAGGCGTGGGTGAGATCCGGCCGGAGCCACTGCCCGAGCCGGGGCCGGATGAGGTCTTGGTGCGCACGCTGAACTCCGGGGTGAGTCGGGGCACCGAGACGTTGGTGTTCCGGGGCGGCGTGCCGGCGAGCCAGTATGCCGCGATGCGGGCACCGTTCCAGGACGGTGACTTTCCGGGACCGGTCAAATACGGCTACCTCAATGTCGGTGTCGTCGAAGCGGGACCGGCGCAGTTGCTGGGCCGCACGGTCTTCTGTCTCTACCCACATCAGACCGCCTACGTGGTGCCGGCCCGGGCGGTGGTCGTCGTACCCGACGACGTCCCTCCGGCCCGGGCGGTGCTCGCCGGCACGGTGGAGACTGCGGTCAACGCCCTGTGGGACGCCGCTCCGCTGCTCGGCGACCACATCACGGTCGTCGGCGCCGGGATGGTCGGCTGCTGTGCGGCGCGCCTGCTGGCCCGCTTTCCCGGTGTCCGGGTGACCCTGGTCGACGTCGACGGCACCCGGGCCGAGGTCGCGGCGGCGCTAGACGTCGACTTCGCGCGGCCCGCCGACGCCGCCGGCGATCGTGACCTCGTCCTGCATGCGAGCGCGACGTCCGCCGGCCTGCAGCGGTCGCTCGACCTGCTCGCCCCGGAGGGCACCGTGATCGACCTCAGCTGGTACGGCGACACCGAGGTTCACCTGTCGCTCGGCGGCGCCTTCCATTCCCGGCGTCTCGGCATTCGCGCCAGCCAGGTGGGCGCGGTCTCTCCGGCGCGTCGGGAGCGCCGTACCACCGCCGACCGGCTGGCGATCGCCCTCGACCTGCTGCGCGATCCGGCCTTCGACTCGCTGATCACCGGTGTGTCCCGCTTCGACGAGTTGCCCGAGGTCATGGCCCGGCTGGCGGGCGGGAGCCTGCCGGCGCTTTGCCACACCGTCACCTATGGAACGGGCTGAAGCCATGTTCAGCGTCACCGTCCGCGATCACATGATGATCGCCCACAGCTTCCGCGGTGAAGTCTTCGGACCGGCGCAGAGCCTGCACGGCGCGACCTTCGTGGTCGACGCGACATTCCGGAGGGCGGCTCTCGACGCCGACAACATCGTGGTCGACATCGGAGCGGCGGCCGCCGAACTGCACGCCGTCGTCGGCGAGCTGAGCTACCGCAACCTCGACGACGACGCCACGTTCGCCGGGATGAACACCACGACCGAGGCGCTGGCCCAGGTGATCGCCGACCGCCTCGCCGAGCGCGTGCACGCCGGATCCCTCGGCGACACTGCCCGGGAACTCACCGGGATCGCTGTCACACTGCACGAATCACACGTCGCATCGGCGAGCTACGAGCGGCCGCTGTGACTCCCGGTTCGGTGCACGTCGTCGTGCCGGCTGGCATCGACGATCCGGCCCGACCGAGCGGCGGCAACACCTACGACCGCCGGATCTGCCTCGGACTGGCCGATCTCGGCTGGTCGGTGCGCGAATACGCCGTATCGGGCTCGTGGCCGCGGCCGGACGCGGCGGCGCGGGACGCACTCGCCGGCAGGATCGCCGCCATCCCCGACGGCGCCGTGACGCTCGTCGACGGCCTGATCGCCTCGACGGTCCCGGAGGTCCTGGTGCCCGAGGCCGGCCGGTTGCGACTGGTCGTCCTCGTGCACATGCCGCTTGGCGACGCGTGGCCGGATGACGAGGTGGCCGCCGTACGGACGCGTGAGGGCGCCGTGCTGTCAGCCGCCGCTGCGGTCGTCACCACCAGCGGATGGAGCCGGCGCCGGCTGCTCGACGCGTACGCACTGCCGCCCGCGCAGGTCCGGGTCGCGGAGCCCGGCGTGGACGCGGCGGACCCCGCGACCGGAACCCCGTCGGGCGGCGAGCTGCTCTGCGTCGCGGCGGTGACGCCGAACAAGGGCCACGACCTGCTGCTCGAATCCCTGGCCACGCTCACCGACCTGGCCTGGCATTGCGACTGCGTGGGCAGTCTGGTCCGTGATCGCGGCTTCGTCGACGGCCTGCGCCGCCGGGCCCGGGCGACCGGGATCGGCGACCGGGTGTGTTTCACCGGCGCGCGCTCGGGCGCCGACCTCGACGCGGCGTACGCCGCCGCCGACGTACTGGTGCTGGCGTCGCGGGCGGAGACCTACGGAATGGTCGTCACCGAGGCGCTCGCGCGCGGTCTCCCGGTCGTCGCGAGCGCCGTCGGCGGTGTGCCGGAGGCCCTCGGCCAGGGGTCGGACGGAAGGCGGCCCGGCCTGCTGGTGCCGCCGGGCGACCCGACCGCCTTTGCGGCCGCACTGCGTCGCTGGCTCGCCGACGCCGGTCTCCGGCAGCGGCTCCGCGAGTCCGCCGGGCAGCGTCGCCGGACCCTGCCCCGTTGGTCGGACACCTCGGCCGCGCTCTCCGGCGTCCTGGCAGAAGTGGTGGGGAATGGCCGTTGAGCGAATGATGGCCGCCTGCGTCGATGAACCGCTGAACCGTGCCGCGCGTGTGGCACACGAAGGAGCAGACCGGGCGCAGGCGCGACTGTCGAGGAGGTCGGCGGAGGGGATGAACCGGACGTGGTGGGCGTGGGCCCGCCCGCTCGCCAGCGCCGCGATCCTCGCCGTGCTGGTCTGGCGGCTGGGCACCGGTCCGCTCGTCGACGGCGTCCGGATGGTCAACGGGTGGTGCCTCGCGGCGGCCGCCGGCATTGCAGTGCTCACCACGGTGTGCTGCGCCTGGCGGTGGAGCCTGGTCGCCCGTGGTCTCGGCGTCGGTGTGCCGCTGCCCACGGCGGTCGCGGCGTACTACCGGTCGCAGTTCCTCAACACGACGCTGCCCGGCGGGGTGCTCGGCGACGTGCACCGGGGGGTGCACCACGGCCGCGACGCCGGGGACGTGGGTCGGGGGCTGCGTGCGGTCGCCTGGGAGCGCTTCGCGGGGCAGTTCGTGCAGATCGTGTTGACGATGATCGTGCTGCTGCTCCTACCGTCTCCGGTGCGTTCGTCGATGCCGATCGTCGCTGCCGTTGTCGTTGCCGGCGCACTGGTCGCCGTACTCGTGGGGTGGGTGCTGCCGCGCGGCGGATCGTCCCGCCGGGCGAGGGCGCTGCGCGCGGCGAGCGCCGACCTGCGCCACGGACTACTGGCGCGGCAGGTCTGGCCCGGCATCCTGCTGCTGTCCGCGGTGGTGGTGGTCGGGCACGCGGCGACGTTCCTGATCGCCGCGCGGACCGCCGGGTCGACCGCGTCACCGGACCGGCTGCTGCCGCTCGCGCTGCTGGTGCTGGCCGCCATGGCGGTACCGGCGAACATCGCGGGGTGGGGCCCGCGGGAGGGCGCGGCCGCATGGACGTTCGGCGTCGCCGGGCTGGGCGCGACCCAAGGCGTGGCCACCGCCGTGGTCTACGGCGTCATGGTGATCGTCTCCAGTCTGCCCGGCGCCGTCGTACTGCTCGTTGTGTGGCTCCGCCGGCATACCCGGGCCGCGCCGGACCACGTCGATCCGGCCCCGTGGCGGACGCCGGTCGGTGCGAGCACGGAGGGCGCGGCGCGTGGCTGAGCGTCCCTACACCCTGCTGAGCTGCGGCATCTCGATCGACGGGTATCTCGACGGCGCGACAGCGGGGCGGCTCGTGCTGTCCAACGATGCCGACTTCGACCGCGTCGACGCCGTACGCGCCTCCTGTGACGCCATCCTCGTCGGCGCAGCCACCGTCCGCAACGACAACCCGCGTCTGCTGGTGCGTACGCCGGCGCGACAGGCCGACCGGGTGGCCCGCGGCCTGCAACCGTCGCCGACCAAGGTGACCGTGACCGGGCGTGCAGAGCTCGACGCCTGCGCGAACTTCTTCACCGCGGGGGATGGCGAGAAACTCGTGTACTGCGCAAGCGGGGCGGTGGCGCAGGCCCGTGAGCGGCTCGGCCCGGTGGCGACGGTGGTCGACGGCGGCCACCAGGTGGACATGCGGCGGATCAGCGA
This region of Mycobacteriales bacterium genomic DNA includes:
- a CDS encoding glycosyltransferase family 4 protein: MTPGSVHVVVPAGIDDPARPSGGNTYDRRICLGLADLGWSVREYAVSGSWPRPDAAARDALAGRIAAIPDGAVTLVDGLIASTVPEVLVPEAGRLRLVVLVHMPLGDAWPDDEVAAVRTREGAVLSAAAAVVTTSGWSRRRLLDAYALPPAQVRVAEPGVDAADPATGTPSGGELLCVAAVTPNKGHDLLLESLATLTDLAWHCDCVGSLVRDRGFVDGLRRRARATGIGDRVCFTGARSGADLDAAYAAADVLVLASRAETYGMVVTEALARGLPVVASAVGGVPEALGQGSDGRRPGLLVPPGDPTAFAAALRRWLADAGLRQRLRESAGQRRRTLPRWSDTSAALSGVLAEVVGNGR
- a CDS encoding lysylphosphatidylglycerol synthase transmembrane domain-containing protein gives rise to the protein MNRTWWAWARPLASAAILAVLVWRLGTGPLVDGVRMVNGWCLAAAAGIAVLTTVCCAWRWSLVARGLGVGVPLPTAVAAYYRSQFLNTTLPGGVLGDVHRGVHHGRDAGDVGRGLRAVAWERFAGQFVQIVLTMIVLLLLPSPVRSSMPIVAAVVVAGALVAVLVGWVLPRGGSSRRARALRAASADLRHGLLARQVWPGILLLSAVVVVGHAATFLIAARTAGSTASPDRLLPLALLVLAAMAVPANIAGWGPREGAAAWTFGVAGLGATQGVATAVVYGVMVIVSSLPGAVVLLVVWLRRHTRAAPDHVDPAPWRTPVGASTEGAARG
- a CDS encoding phosphotransferase, which gives rise to MGQAMEGGRFSKPVRRGETVERDCGPGKANVHALLRHFERTGFTLAPKLLGTTADGKRELLSFIDGETGYPPLSDLQRSDEALIGVASAARAMHDATVGFVPVEPDAWGGYDVAVPARIDCIGHHDLAPWNIVFDGARVVGIIDWDGARPSSRAWDLAYAAHQFVPLHPTTDLAGFGWDHEPDRAARLRLLTDTYGLGMDPAEILDLVVLRLLSIAAYIDRQVRAGDPDFEVHREERHGHGYRKAARFILDNRDAFLS
- a CDS encoding CDP-alcohol phosphatidyltransferase family protein, with amino-acid sequence MTGLTAEFALLTLLAATVGLDGPGWVVGIAFGVIMNAALARGLARHGAGRPGPADWVTLTRATLIGGAAALVADSFARPVAVPVLVALTAVALVLDAVDGWLARRTDTASALGARFDMEVDAFLILVLSVYVARSAGAWVLAIGVARYAFVAAGWLVQWLRGSPPPRYWCKVVAATQGVVLTFAAADFVPRSVTDAALAVSLGLLAESFGREMWWLWRHAHPVTAPPARSPVVRRRPATAEIGE
- a CDS encoding sulfatase, which codes for MRVRDRVRSPGVRRAMAGVLTGLAVLLVWFALVGPDEAGRLTPIAFVRIPLEGLVVVGLVLVLPKRARRIVAVLVGVVLGVLAVLKILDMGFFAALSRPFNPAIDWTYFGSAEGALSDSIGSPGAIVAVVLAILLAVALLVLTPLAVLRLTRILDRHRTSSTRAVTALGVVWILLAALGVQVAPGAQVASTSAARLAYDRATLVRSSIRDEGSFAQAVKVDPRRITPAKDLLTGLRGKDVLITFVESYGRSAVEGSSFSPQIDSVLDAGTKRLRAAGFSSQSGYLRSPTFGGLSWLAHSTLQSGLWIDNQLRYNDVVKTNHFTLSDAFKRAGWRTVGDVPSNYRKWPQGKSFYHYDKLYGARNVGYAGPKFSYEAMPDQYIWSAFRQRELAKPHHKPVMAEIDLVSSHSPWTPLPHMVDWKKVGDGSIFDNQPAQGEPPDVVFRDPDQVRASYGRSVQYSLTALVSFLQTYHDKNLVLVVLGDHQPARLVSGAHASHDVPISIIAHDPAVMKRISGWGWQDGMRPAANSPVWPMDAFRDRFLTAFGPHPPSARH
- a CDS encoding dihydrofolate reductase family protein; this translates as MAERPYTLLSCGISIDGYLDGATAGRLVLSNDADFDRVDAVRASCDAILVGAATVRNDNPRLLVRTPARQADRVARGLQPSPTKVTVTGRAELDACANFFTAGDGEKLVYCASGAVAQARERLGPVATVVDGGHQVDMRRISEDLHARGVRRLMVEGGGTVHTQFLTADLADELHLVVAPFFVGDSGARRFVDDGRFPWNPDRRATLAEVVRIDDVVLLRYALSTRFRMD
- a CDS encoding NAD(P)-binding protein is translated as MTPVRSDALAFWLREPGVGEIRPEPLPEPGPDEVLVRTLNSGVSRGTETLVFRGGVPASQYAAMRAPFQDGDFPGPVKYGYLNVGVVEAGPAQLLGRTVFCLYPHQTAYVVPARAVVVVPDDVPPARAVLAGTVETAVNALWDAAPLLGDHITVVGAGMVGCCAARLLARFPGVRVTLVDVDGTRAEVAAALDVDFARPADAAGDRDLVLHASATSAGLQRSLDLLAPEGTVIDLSWYGDTEVHLSLGGAFHSRRLGIRASQVGAVSPARRERRTTADRLAIALDLLRDPAFDSLITGVSRFDELPEVMARLAGGSLPALCHTVTYGTG
- a CDS encoding 6-carboxytetrahydropterin synthase, which gives rise to MFSVTVRDHMMIAHSFRGEVFGPAQSLHGATFVVDATFRRAALDADNIVVDIGAAAAELHAVVGELSYRNLDDDATFAGMNTTTEALAQVIADRLAERVHAGSLGDTARELTGIAVTLHESHVASASYERPL